The following are encoded together in the Ictalurus punctatus breed USDA103 chromosome 1, Coco_2.0, whole genome shotgun sequence genome:
- the LOC108264981 gene encoding OTU domain-containing protein 1, with the protein MQLYSSALTHYPGSSRKFRVTVTATGGNTEFESSFNAVKESNAEGSGGENWTDANMPAFSCYEASVRPVFYTSKAEIVITRPYGVEKCVPIQIIKDMPTTCDAVNTPSAPCSEYKLDQSDGDLSSDHPEQRRSRPDIFEDNSKITESNSLNFHSLLRRNDCRLRNEELVGYVPDEVETTKSFSQSVPFTYKWENSSELFKSQSNQKCQQKDEDEMSEDPVLQRHVHLEPASRSDLNEKVSQYLAEVEKQNKYLQESKKYRFHIIPDGNCLYRAVSKAAYGEQSMHSELREHTVHHIADHLDEFSPIIEGDIGEFLINAAQDGAWAGYPELLAMSQMLNVNIYLTTGGSLASPTVSTMIHYLGEEDLTKPAIWLSWLSNGHYDVLLDCCLPNPEYEDWCLHTQVQRKRDEELAKSMAATLSKMYIEKNGVQ; encoded by the coding sequence ATGCAGTTGTACAGCAGCGCGCTAACGCACTACCCGGGCTCGTCGCGAAAATTCAGAGTGACTGTTACGGCGACTGGCGGCAACACAGAGTTCGAATCGAGTTTTAACGCCGTTAAGGAAAGCAACGCAGAAGGTTCAGGCGGGGAGAACTGGACAGACGCGAACATGCCCGCGTTCTCGTGCTACGAGGCCTCGGTGAGGCCCGTTTTCTACACATCCAAAGCGGAGATTGTCATCACAAGGCCGTATGGTGTGGAGAAGTGTGTCCCTATTCAGATCATAAAGGACATGCCCACAACCTGCGATGCTGTAAATACACCTAGCGCTCCGTGTTCAGAGTACAAGCTTGATCAGTCAGACGGCGATTTGAGTAGTGACCATCCTGAGCAGAGAAGGAGCAGACCAGACATTTTTGAGGATAACAGTAAGATAACTGAGAGCAACTCACTCAATTTTCACAGCTTGTTAAGAAGAAATGATTGTAGACTGCGTAATGAAGAACTGGTAGGGTATGTCCCTGACGAGGTTGAAACTACAAAAAGTTTTTCACAAAGTGTTCCATTCACTTACAAATGGGAAAACTCTTCTGAACTATTCAAAAGCCAAAGTAACCAGAAATGTCAGCAGAAGGATGAAGATGAAATGTCAGAGGACCCAGTGTTGCAGCGGCATGTACACCTGGAGCCTGCAAGCAGGAGTGACCTCAATGAGAAAGTTAGCCAGTACCTGGCTGAGGTGGAGAAACAGAACAAATACCTCCAGGAGAGTAAGAAGTACCGTTTTCACATCATCCCAGATGGAAATTGCCTCTACCGGGCAGTGTCAAAAGCAGCATATGGTGAGCAGTCAATGCACAGTGAGCTAAGAGagcacacagtgcatcacattGCTGACCACCTAGATGAGTTCAGTCCTATTATCGAAGGTGATATCGGTGAATTTCTAATCAATGCGGCACAGGATGGTGCCTGGGCTGGCTACCCTGAACTACTGGCCATGAGTCAAATGCTGAATGTAAACATCTACTTGACCACAGGAGGCAGTCTGGCAAGTCCCACTGTCTCCACCATGATACACTATCTGGGTGAGGAGGACTTGACAAAACCAGCCATCTGGTTAAGTTGGCTGAGTAATGGTCATTATGATGTGCTGCTGGACTGCTGCCTGCCCAACCCGGAGTATGAAGACTGGTGCCTGCACACACAGGTGCAACGAAAACGTGATGAGGAACTTGCCAAGTCCATGGCGGCTACTCTGTCCAAAATGTACATAGAGAAGAATGGCGTTCAGTAG